One window of Pocillopora verrucosa isolate sample1 chromosome 9, ASM3666991v2, whole genome shotgun sequence genomic DNA carries:
- the LOC131793911 gene encoding uncharacterized protein, translated as MDEYIYVDCFHGNMLFKVTLATTDLPEETEAPGATEGPEETEAPEVTEGPEETEAPGATEGPEETEAPGVTEGPEETESPGATEGPEETEAPKVTEGPEETEAPEPTEGPEETEAPGATEGPEETEAPEVTEGPEETEAPGATEGPEETEAPEPTEGPEETEAPGATEGPEETEAPGATEGPEETEAPGATEGPEETEAPEPTEGPEETEAPGATEGPEETEAPGATEGPEETEAPGATEGPEETEAPEPTEGQEETEAPEVEEGGEGEEEEEEEEEEEEEEEEEEEEEEEEEEEEEEEEEEEEE; from the exons ATGGATGAATACATTTATGTTGATTGTTTCCACGGGAACATGCTATTCAAAG TTACACTCGCTACAACGGATTTACCAGAGGAGACAGAAGCACCAGGAGCGACTGAGGGGCCAGAGGAGACAGAAGCACCAGAAGTGACTGAGGGGCCAGAGGAGACCGAAGCACCAGGAGCGACTGAGGGGCCAGAGGAGACTGAAGCACCAGGAGTGACTGAGGGGCCAGAGGAGACGGAATCACCAGGGGCCACTGAGGGGCCAGAGGAGACTGAAGCACCGAAAGTGACTGAGGGGCCAGAGGAGACTGAAGCACCAGAACCAACAGAAGGACCAGAGGAGACAGAAGCACCAGGGGCGACTGAGGGGCCAGAGGAGACTGAAGCACCAGAAGTGACTGAGGGGCCAGAGGAGACCGAAGCACCAGGAGCGACTGAGGGGCCAGAGGAGACTGAAGCACCAGAACCAACAGAAGGACCAGAGGAGACAGAAGCACCAGGGGCGACTGAGGGGCCAGAGGAGACTGAAGCACCTGGAGCAACTGAAGGACCAGAGGAGACAGAGGCACCAGGAGCGACTGAGGGACCAGAGGAGACTGAAGCACCAGAACCAACAGAAGGACCAGAGGAGACAGAAGCACCAGGGGCGACTGAGGGGCCAGAGGAGACTGAAGCACCTGGAGCAACTGAAGGACCAGAGGAGACAGAGGCACCAGGAGCGACTGAGGGACCAGAGGAGACTGAAGCACCAGAACCAACAGAAGGACAAGAGGAGACAGAAGCACCTGAAGTGGAAGAGGGAGGGGaaggtgaagaagaagaagaagaagaagaagaagaagaagaagaagaagaggaagaggaggaggaggaggaggaggaagaagaagaggaggaagaagaggaagaagaggaagaagaataG